The following is a genomic window from Pseudomonas lurida.
TTGTCACGACGGCCGTAGCGGTTGTAGACCCGCAGGATCGCGTCGAGGTAGCTCAACAGGTCCTGCCACGGCAGGAATTCATTGATAAAGGCACCGACCACTGGGGTACGGCCGAGGCCGCCACCCACCAGGACACGGAAGCCCAGCTCGCCGGCGTCATTGTGCACCGGCTCCAGGCCGATATCGTGCACTTCGATGGCGGCGCGGTCCGAGGTCGAGCCATTGATGGCGATCTTGAACTTGCGCGGCAGGTAGGCGAATTCGGGGTGGAAGGTGGTCCATTGGCGGACGATTTCGCACCAGGGGCGTGGGTCGATCAGCTCGTCGGCAGCAACACCGGCGAATTGGTCAGTGGTCACGTTGCGCAGGCAGTTACCGCTGGTCTGAATAGCGTGCATCTGCACGGTAGCCAGTTCAGCCAGGATGTCCGGCACATCTTCCAGGGCCGGCCAGTTGAACTGTACGTTCTGGCGGGTACTGATGTGGGCATAGCCTTTGTCGAAGTCGCGGGCAATCTTGGCCATCATGCGCGCCTGGCGCGACGTCAGTTGGCCATAGGGCACGGCCACCCGCAGCATCGGCGCAAAGCGCTGAACATAAAGGCCATTTTGCAGGCGCAGAGGGCGGAACTCTTCTTCGCTCAGTTCACCTGCTAGGTAGCGTCGGGTCTGATCACGGAACTGCTTGACGCGGTCCTCGATGATGCGCTGATCGTATTCGTCGTATACGTACATATAGGTCCTGTTCTCGGCAAATCTGCGCGCACGGCCGCGCACTCCCAACGGAGCCGGCGCACGATACCAGTTTGCGTTTATGCGCAAAAGTGATGTTTGAGTATATGCAAATAACCAAATTGACTAATGAGAACCGTTATTGCCATACCCACATTTGTCATGCGGGCAATCATCAACTTTACTGTGCTCGTGTCTTCGTTCAATCACCTATAAAACCGACAAGAGGCGATGCGATGAGCAATCCGACAAAAGCCCGTAAACCCGACAGTACCGTGGACGCCTGGGCCATTCTGTTCCTGATTATCCTGGTGGTAGGGACCGCGGTGTTCTGGGTCAGCCACCAATAAAGACGGTCGATTGAGTCTCGATTGACTGTCGGATTGCCACTATCATGGCGTCCACTGTTCAAGGCTCAAATAACCATGTTCAAGGTTTTGATTGCGTGTGTGTGGTTGCTGGTATCGACGGTAGGGGCCATGGCCCATGCCACGTCGGTGGTGTTTCTCAACCCAGGCACATCGACGGAAACCTTCTGGGTCAGCTACGCGCAATTCATGCAGGCCGCAGCCAAGGACCTCGGCCTGGATTTGCGCGTGCGTTATTCCGAGCGCGATACCAACAACACGCTGGTCCAGGCGCGTGAAGCCCTACAAGGCAGCGAGCGGCCCGACTACCTGGTGCTGGTGAACGAGCAATACGTCGCACCGCAAATCCTGCGCATGGCCGAGGGCAGCGGGGTCAAGCTGCTGGTGGTCAACAGCGCGCTGACCGCCGACCAAATGCAATTGCTGGGCTCGCGCAGCGGCATTCAGTTGATCGGTAGCCTGGTCGCCGACGACGAACAGGCGGGCTACCTGATGCTCAGCGATCTGTTGCGTCAGCATGGCCCGGTTGCCCCCGGCCAATCCCTCGACCTGCTGGCATTTTCCGGGTCCAAGACCACCCCGGTGGCTCAGTTGCGCGAGCGCGGCATGCGCCGGGCACTGGCCGAGCATCCCGAGGTGCGCCTGCGCCAGTTGGTCTACGGTGAATGGAGTCGCCAGCGCGCCTTCGAGCAAGCCACGCTGCTGTTCAAGCGCTACCCGCAGACGGCGCTGGTGTGGTCGGCCAACGACCAGATGGCGCTGGGGGCCATGCAGGCGCTGCAGGCCAGTGGTGGAATGCCCGGCAAGGACGCGTTGTTCAGTGCAGTCAACAGCTCACCCGAGATCTTGCAGGCGCGCCTGGAGGGGCAGGTGTCGAGCTTGGTCGCCGGGCACTTCACCGTGGGCGGGTGGGCCATGGTATTGATCAATGACGATGCCAAGGGCGTAGACATTGGCGCCTATGGCGGGCGTGACCGTCAGCTGGCGTTGTTCCAGCTGATTGATGCCGGCCAGGCGCGACGCTTGCTGGGCCCAACACCGTCGGTGAATTTTCGTGCGCTGTCTGCGCAAGGCAAGCCGACGTCCTACCGTTACCCTTTCAGCCTGCAGTTGTTACTGCGCTAGACCCCGGCCAGGTGCAGCACCAGTTTGACGATCGCAAACAGGGCCAGTGCAAACACCGCCGTGAACAGGATGCCCAGGATCACGAAGTGACTGGGCTTGCCGTGGGAAAAGTCACGGGCGCGATTCTTTCCGCTCTGTACGCCGAATGCTGCGGCCATCACGCTATGCAACATCTGCCAGAACGTTGGTGGCTTGTTGGGTGAGTCGTCCATAAAACCCTCGCCATGCGGATCAAGTCGATCCTGAGCAAGCATAGTCAATTCCCGTGGGCAGGCCACAACAGTGCACCGCTTCGAGGCGCCTGGGGCGTGATTTTCTGATGCATCTTCATGACGCATCAGGAAACCGCAACATGCCCACACCCTCGCTTCACGCTCCGTTCATCCAGTCCCGCCTTCCTGGGTGGATCAAACACCTGGCCGCGCCCGACATCGAGGCGTTGAACCGCGCCCGCGACCCGGTGCAGCGCTTCCAGGCGAGATACCCCGAGGCGTTCGCCGCCGCCAGCCCGCTCCTGCGCCAGGCCCTGATCGACAGCGGCGTGCGGCGCCAGGCGTCAAGCCAGGCATTGGCCACGGTGCTGAAAGACTTGAAAGGCATCACCGAATTTGCCGAGCCGCTGTTGGTCGAGGCGTTACGCAAGCGGTTCGGCGTGGCGCCGGATGTCAACGGCACCGCGCTTTTTCATATGCGCGCGCCCAATCGCCTGGAACAGCAGTCGCTGTTGCAAGCGGCGCTGCGCAATTTCGAGGCCGATGAGCCGTTCGATGAGGTCGCGCTGCAGGAAACCAGTGCGCTCGCGCCGGCGGGGTCGCTGGAACAAATCCTTTACGATGAAAGCCAGCGTTATCCGTTTGCGAAAGTGCGCTACCACGTGCGCGACAAGCTGGCGATCAAACCTGCGGAATTCGCCGACCTGTGCCGTCAACTGGATCTGGGCCGGCAATATCAGCAACACCTGAGCACTGTGTTTGGCGCGCCAGCCAGCACTGCACAGGTGCGCCGGCAGACGATAGAGGCCAACAAGGATGCATGGCGGGTGCACGCTCACACCGCCCGAATGCGTTCGGTGATCAGTGCCAGCGCCTACGCGGCGTTGCTGGCGATAATCGATGGCATGCCCACCCCCAGGCTCGACGGTGCGCAGGTCACTTACAGCCAGTTGAACCTGCTGGGCTCTGACGTGAGCGACCTGGTGATCATCGGTAGCGTCTCGCGCAAACCGCTACCGGGGTTGGACACGCTGATTGACCTGTTTTTGCCGCAAGCCAAGCTGATCAAACCGCTGATCGGCGATAGTCGCATCATTGTGTGCATCCCCGGCGATCCGCTCGACCCGATCAGGGAGTATGCCTCGCTCAAGGCCTTCGCCACGCAGTTGGCAATCAAGCTGCGCTCACCAGGTTATCAGCGCTTTTTTGCCGGCCGGCTGCCCCTGGATGAAGCCCAAACCTTCTTGCGACGCCTCAAAAGCCAGTTGAAGACCAACCGCTGGAATCCGAACCCTGTGCCGCCTGGGCCGAACTACAACCCCGCTGCCTTCGCCTCGGGGATGTACGAAGAAGTCTGGAGCGACGATGTCGATCTGCATGCCAAAGAGGCGTTCATAGAGACCGACGTGTTCGCTCATCTCTACGACAAGCACCTTGAACGGGTCACGTCCAACGCCAAGCTGCTGGCCGTACCCACCGCGCAGGTGGATCACGACGCCTGGCGCAATCGCCTCAAGCATTGGGCCGAATGGGGGTTGAACGTACTCAACGTCGCGGCGTTCTTTGTGCCCGGGCTGGGCGAAGTGATGATGGTCATCACTGCCGTGCAGATCGGCTATGAGGTGTACCAAGGCGCTGAAGCGTGGAGCGTCGGAGACAGCGCGCAAGCCTGGGCGCATCTCACCTCGGTCATGCAGAACGTCGCTTCCATGGCGGCGCTGGGCGCGGTGGCGGGCAGGGCGCGGACGCTGGTGCCGTCGCCATTCGTCAACGGCATGCGCCGCGTGGTGACGCCGTTCGGCAAACTGCGCCTGTGGCATCCGGACCTTTCGACCTATAAAAGCAGCGTCTCGCTCAAGGGCCTCACGCCCAATGCCTTGGGGCAGTACACAGTGGCCGGCAAGACCTACATCTCGCTGGAGGGCAGCGCCTTCGAAAAGCGCTTCGATCCAGCGCTCAAGGAGTGGCGGATCAAGCACCCCGTCAACCAGGATGCCTACCAGCCGATTGTGCGGCACAACGGACGTGGTGCCTGGCGCCATACGCTGGAGCGGCCATTGGAATGGTCGCGCCTGAAGCTGCTGCGTCGAACCGGGCCGCACATGGAGCACCTCAGCGATGCACAGGTGGAGCAAATCGCCGATGTCAGCGGGTTCAACGACGATGGCCTGCGGGCGATGCACGTGGATCATCAGGTACCACCACCGGAGTTTTTGGAGATGGCCCGGTTGTTCGAGGTCGACCGGCAAACGGACGAGGTGATCGGCAACATCCGCGCGGGCGCCTGCCTTGGAAAGCATTGCCAGTTCATGGCGCCGCTGGCCGTGGAGATGCCCGAATGGCCGGCGGGGGAAGTGGTCGAAGTGTTCAGTGGCCCGGAACCCTGGGGCGCTTCACAGCGCTTCGGGACAGGCAGCACCCGGCCATCGATCACAATCACGCAGGCAGAGGTCAATGCGGGGAAACTGCCTGAAAAAATACTCGCAGGTCTCGATCAAGCGCAGATCACCCGCGTGTTGGGCAGTGAAGGCGCCCGGCCAGGTGTGCAGCCTGTACAGATATTGAGGGAACGTCTGGCCGATCAGGCGCAAGCCCGCAAAAAGGCCTTGTTCGAAAGCCTGTTGAGCGCTCAAGCGGTCACGGACGCCGATACCCAGGTGCTGCAACGCAGCTTTGCGTCGCTGTCGCCAGAAGCCGCGCAGCAGGTACTGGGCGATGCCAGTGCCGCAGAACTGAACCAGTTGCGCAGCACCGGGCGCGTTCCGTTGCGCTTGGCCAAGGACATTCGTGTGCATCTGCACCAGAGTTTTTTAAGCCGGGCACTGGCAGGCCTATATTTGGAAAGCCTGGCCAGCACGGCCAGCGACCGCCTGGCGCTGCACTGCCTGGAGCAACTGCCCGGCTGGTCGACGGACATCCGCGTGGAACTGCGTGCCCGCGGGATCAGGGGGCCGCTGGTGGACAGCATCGGCAGCGAACAGGCCGCGACGCGTTTTTACCTGATCAAGGGTGACGATCAGTTTCGTACGTTCGAGGCTGGCGGCAGGGCGCTGAACAGCGTACCCAAGCATGGCCGCAATCTGTTCGAGTCGCTGCTGCACGTGGTGCCCGAGACGGTGCGTGGGGCGTTGCAGGGCGAGCAAGGCGCGGCATTGCGCAAGCAGGTGGCGGACTATGCGTGCCGCCATCGTGATGAGATGTCGCGCATCCTCAAGCGTGATCCACTCAAGGGCGCAGGCGCACGCAGGGTACGGCGCCCCTCCGGGCTGCTGGGGTATGCCGCCAGCGGTGACACCGTCGGGTTTGCCGATGAGCCGTTGGTCGCCAGGGTGCGGGATGTCTATCCCAACCTTGATGATCGACAGGCGGCGCAGTTCATCCGGAGCCGCCAGTTGGCGGGTGATACCGATCAGCAGGTGTTCCATCTGCTGGAAAACCGGAGCCGGGAGTTCGAAGGCCTGCGTACGGTGCTGCAAACCTGGGTCGATGAAGGCACGGTGCGGTTTCCACAGGGGCCGAACTGGCCGACCCGACGTGTCTTCGCCGACCGCATCATCGGCTGCTGGCGAAACGGTCTGGTTCGAGGGCTGGCGCCGGCATTCGACCTTGATCTGTTGGGCGCTGATTCGTTGCCGCCGTGGGGTGCGGACTTTTCCCATGTGCGCCGGGTCAGGGCAGGCAGTGCCCAACTGGTCGATGGCACGCTGGTACAGCGCTTCTCTGCGCTTGAGTCGCTGGACATCGCCCTCGAGGCGGCAGACATGCCGGCCCTGGCAAGCAGATTGCCCGCGTGGCATGGCATCGTCGACATCAAACTCGAACTGCCGCTGATGTCGGGTGAGTATTCACCCGCATTGACCCAAGCGATCCAGCAAATGACTCAACTGACGCACTTGCACTTGAGTGGTCACCTCCCGGCGCTCGATTATGGCGCGCTGCCACATTTGCGCACCTTGAGGCTGGCAGGCAGCCTGCACGAATGGCCGGCAGGGCTGCAGGCCATCGATGGTCTTGAACTGGTGGACCTGAGCGATGTGCAGATCTCTTCGCTGCCCAGCGCTCTGTTCACGGGGCACGAGCGCTTGTGGCGTCACCTGCGATTGAACTGGAGGGCGTTGGAGCCGGCGGCGTTCCGGCAGGCCTTTGAGTACGTGCGTGGCAACGTGGACCATCTCATGGATGAGCCGTTTAGGGTCGCCCAATACAGTGAGCGTCGGCTGGAGGAACTGGTTGCGCACGACCCGGCATTCGCCGGCAACGCCCTGGCCGCATTCAGGCGCGATGGCCTCGCAGGCCAGGCGTTGCTGGATAAAGTCGAGGCGCTGCATGACGACTATCGCACCTGGAATGCATCGCTGGTGGAGTGGTTGCGTGTGGAGGGGAGGCGCGTCGAAGGCGAGCAAATGCCCCTGCGTGATCGTCAGGCTTTGGCGAACCGGCTCCGTGCTTGCTGGCGCGATGCACTGGCGGCCCGGTATGCGCCCCGTGAACCGGTGGCAGGTCCGTCCCGTGGCCGTGGCGAACCGGTAAGAGAGACGCTGGACCTGAGCGAGTACGGCGCGCTGGGTGATTTGCCGGCGCTGGGCGATACAGCGTTTCCCCAGATACGCCGCGTGATTCTGCGAGAGGCAAAACTCACGACAATGCAGGTGAATGACTTCCTGGGGCGGTTCCCTCAGGTGCGCGAACTCGACCTGAGTGGCAACCGCTTGACCGAACTGCCCGCGGTGCTGGAAAGCTTCGGGGCGCTGACCGACCTGAATCTTGCCGGCAATGAACTCAAGATCACCGCACCGACCCAGGCGCGGTTGAACCGCTTGAGCACGCTGCAACGCCTGGACCTGTCGAGGAACCGCGTCGGTCACCTGGACGTCACGTCGATGACCAACCTGGTGTACTTGAACCTGGCGCAGACCCAGGTCGCGACCTGGCCCGAAGGCATACTGGGCCTGCCACGGCTGGGCTTTCTCGACCTCAGCCATAGCGCGATAACCGGCATTCCCGAGGCGGCGCTGGTGGGGCACGACGTGCTGCTGGCGGGGACCACGTTGCGCGGTTGCCGCTTGAGTTCATCGGCGCTGGCCACGGCGCAGGCATTTGCTGAGCGCACCGGCCCCGGGCATCCCTTGGCGAGCATGTTCGCCAGGCCGTTCGGGATCGACAGGGCGGTGCTGGCGGCGGGCAGGACAGGCGGCGATCCGGCGTTCTTCCCGGTAGAGGCGTCGCAGCAACCGGACTTGCTGGTGCCACTACCGCTGGAGCCGGGAGGCGACGAGGCGCCACTGACCAGCGCCGCGCGCCTGCAACGGCTTGATCCGCAGCTTGACCTGGCGCAGGCCAGCAAGCGAATCGACGCCTGGCTGGCACAGGGCATCAGTGCCACGCAGATCGAAACTGCGCTGCGCCAGTGGCAGGTACAGCACACCCAGATGATCGAGCGCTTGAATGCCTGGATCGATGTGCCCGCCGTGCGTCATCGTAACGAGTGGGTGAATGCGACCGATCGCCGACGCGCTTCTGACCGGCTGCTGAGCTGCTGGCGAGAGACGCTGCGTGATGTGCGAGGGGACGACAGCGCGGCGAATGACTATGCCATTGATTTGAGCGGCCTGGTCCTCGGCGACCTGCCTGCGCTGCCGGTTACCTTCAACCATGTCCGGGCGCTGGACCTTGGCGGTGTTCGGCTCACGACGGCTTCGGAGGGGTTCCTGCGCGCCTTTCCCCGGCTCAACCGCCTGATACTCAACGGTAATCGCTTGGGCACATTACCCGAGGCCGTCACCCAAATGGCCGACCTGACTCAGCTGGGCCTCAATGGCAACGCGCTGGCGGCCAACGAACCGTTGCAGCGCCAACTGCAGGCTTTGACGCGCCTGCAAGTGCTGGACCTGGGCGCGAATGAGCTGGAGACGTTTGACCTCGCCGGTCTTGACCACCTGCAAAGCCTGGACTTGAGCCATAACCAGTTGCTCTTATGGCCGGTCGGTGCCCTGGAGGCGCCCGCGCTGACAAGCCTCGACCTGAGGAGCAACTACCCGATCGCCGATATTCCGCCAACTGCCTTTGAGCCGCGGCATGCCGCGTTGATGGCAGGCACCAACCTGTCGGGGAACCTGCTGCGGGAGGATGAACTCATCCGGTTGCGCGAGTATCAGCGCGAAACCGGGCGTGGGCTGGGCTTTACCGCCGAAGAGATTGACAATGACCTCGCAGGCTACGGGACCGAGTCCGACGATGATCGTCCCGACGTTCACCCTGAACTGGAGCCGGCGCAGGTGCAAAAGGCCCGCTGGTTCGAAGGCGTACCCCTCGACTCGGAAAAACATGCGATATGGGACACGGTGATCGCCCGCGACAGCACCGGTGACTTCGCGAACATACTGGCGCAACTGCGCAACACCCGAGACTTCGAACTGGATCGCGCCGACCTGGCCGGGCGAGTCTGGGAGGTGCTGTCGGCGGCCTATGGCGATGAAGCCCTGAGCGAGCGGTTGATGGCTATCGCGCGTGCCTCGAGGCATTCGGTGACCTGTGGCGATGGCCGAAGCCTGTTGTTCAACGCGCTGGAGATCGAGGTCTATGAGTTCAATGCACTGCGCGCCATCGACCCTACCGACAAGGGCCGCGCCCTGCTGAACCTGTCCAGGGGATTGTTCCGCCTGGGCCAGTTGGAGGAGGTCGCCAGGGTACGTATCCGTGATAACCCCCGCACGGATCCGGCGGAAATCCGGCTGGCGTATCGCCTCGGCCTGGCCCGGCGCCTGGCATTGCCCAGGCAGCCCAGAAGCATGCTCTACGCCAGCGTTTCAGGGGTGGAGCCAGCGGATCTCGAGGCGGCCTATACGACGATCATGGCGCGCGAGCAGACGCCGCTATTCATTGAGCAACTGGTGGGGCGCGCTTACTGGGTGGATTATCTGCAAGAGCAATACCCGGACGCGTTCGCGAAGCTTCAGCAAGGGCTGGCGGACAAGGCCTCGGCGCTGGAGGATCAGTACCCCGACATGAGTTCGGAGTATCTCCAGCGCATGGAGGCGTTGCAGAAGGCCCACGCTACTGAGCGGCAAGCGTTGATCAGCCAGCTGTCAGCGCGGGAAATTGCCGCGCTGGGCAGCTAGTCGGTCAGTTGTCGTACCCCAGGTTCGGCGCCAGCCAGCGCTCGGTCACGCTCAGGTCCTGGCTTTTGCGCGCGGTGTAGCTAGTGACCTGGTCCTTGTCGACCTTGCCCACGGCAAAGTACTGCGCCTGCGGGTGGGCGAAGTACCAGCCACTGACGGCCGCTGCCGGGAACATCGCGTAATGTTCGGTGAGGAACACGCCGCTGCGGCCCGCATGCATTTCGCGGGCTTCAGGGTCGAGCAGTTGGAACAGCTGGGCTTTCTCGGTGTGATCCGGG
Proteins encoded in this region:
- a CDS encoding ABC transporter substrate-binding protein — encoded protein: MFKVLIACVWLLVSTVGAMAHATSVVFLNPGTSTETFWVSYAQFMQAAAKDLGLDLRVRYSERDTNNTLVQAREALQGSERPDYLVLVNEQYVAPQILRMAEGSGVKLLVVNSALTADQMQLLGSRSGIQLIGSLVADDEQAGYLMLSDLLRQHGPVAPGQSLDLLAFSGSKTTPVAQLRERGMRRALAEHPEVRLRQLVYGEWSRQRAFEQATLLFKRYPQTALVWSANDQMALGAMQALQASGGMPGKDALFSAVNSSPEILQARLEGQVSSLVAGHFTVGGWAMVLINDDAKGVDIGAYGGRDRQLALFQLIDAGQARRLLGPTPSVNFRALSAQGKPTSYRYPFSLQLLLR
- a CDS encoding DUF2970 domain-containing protein translates to MDDSPNKPPTFWQMLHSVMAAAFGVQSGKNRARDFSHGKPSHFVILGILFTAVFALALFAIVKLVLHLAGV
- a CDS encoding dermonecrotic toxin domain-containing protein, producing the protein MPTPSLHAPFIQSRLPGWIKHLAAPDIEALNRARDPVQRFQARYPEAFAAASPLLRQALIDSGVRRQASSQALATVLKDLKGITEFAEPLLVEALRKRFGVAPDVNGTALFHMRAPNRLEQQSLLQAALRNFEADEPFDEVALQETSALAPAGSLEQILYDESQRYPFAKVRYHVRDKLAIKPAEFADLCRQLDLGRQYQQHLSTVFGAPASTAQVRRQTIEANKDAWRVHAHTARMRSVISASAYAALLAIIDGMPTPRLDGAQVTYSQLNLLGSDVSDLVIIGSVSRKPLPGLDTLIDLFLPQAKLIKPLIGDSRIIVCIPGDPLDPIREYASLKAFATQLAIKLRSPGYQRFFAGRLPLDEAQTFLRRLKSQLKTNRWNPNPVPPGPNYNPAAFASGMYEEVWSDDVDLHAKEAFIETDVFAHLYDKHLERVTSNAKLLAVPTAQVDHDAWRNRLKHWAEWGLNVLNVAAFFVPGLGEVMMVITAVQIGYEVYQGAEAWSVGDSAQAWAHLTSVMQNVASMAALGAVAGRARTLVPSPFVNGMRRVVTPFGKLRLWHPDLSTYKSSVSLKGLTPNALGQYTVAGKTYISLEGSAFEKRFDPALKEWRIKHPVNQDAYQPIVRHNGRGAWRHTLERPLEWSRLKLLRRTGPHMEHLSDAQVEQIADVSGFNDDGLRAMHVDHQVPPPEFLEMARLFEVDRQTDEVIGNIRAGACLGKHCQFMAPLAVEMPEWPAGEVVEVFSGPEPWGASQRFGTGSTRPSITITQAEVNAGKLPEKILAGLDQAQITRVLGSEGARPGVQPVQILRERLADQAQARKKALFESLLSAQAVTDADTQVLQRSFASLSPEAAQQVLGDASAAELNQLRSTGRVPLRLAKDIRVHLHQSFLSRALAGLYLESLASTASDRLALHCLEQLPGWSTDIRVELRARGIRGPLVDSIGSEQAATRFYLIKGDDQFRTFEAGGRALNSVPKHGRNLFESLLHVVPETVRGALQGEQGAALRKQVADYACRHRDEMSRILKRDPLKGAGARRVRRPSGLLGYAASGDTVGFADEPLVARVRDVYPNLDDRQAAQFIRSRQLAGDTDQQVFHLLENRSREFEGLRTVLQTWVDEGTVRFPQGPNWPTRRVFADRIIGCWRNGLVRGLAPAFDLDLLGADSLPPWGADFSHVRRVRAGSAQLVDGTLVQRFSALESLDIALEAADMPALASRLPAWHGIVDIKLELPLMSGEYSPALTQAIQQMTQLTHLHLSGHLPALDYGALPHLRTLRLAGSLHEWPAGLQAIDGLELVDLSDVQISSLPSALFTGHERLWRHLRLNWRALEPAAFRQAFEYVRGNVDHLMDEPFRVAQYSERRLEELVAHDPAFAGNALAAFRRDGLAGQALLDKVEALHDDYRTWNASLVEWLRVEGRRVEGEQMPLRDRQALANRLRACWRDALAARYAPREPVAGPSRGRGEPVRETLDLSEYGALGDLPALGDTAFPQIRRVILREAKLTTMQVNDFLGRFPQVRELDLSGNRLTELPAVLESFGALTDLNLAGNELKITAPTQARLNRLSTLQRLDLSRNRVGHLDVTSMTNLVYLNLAQTQVATWPEGILGLPRLGFLDLSHSAITGIPEAALVGHDVLLAGTTLRGCRLSSSALATAQAFAERTGPGHPLASMFARPFGIDRAVLAAGRTGGDPAFFPVEASQQPDLLVPLPLEPGGDEAPLTSAARLQRLDPQLDLAQASKRIDAWLAQGISATQIETALRQWQVQHTQMIERLNAWIDVPAVRHRNEWVNATDRRRASDRLLSCWRETLRDVRGDDSAANDYAIDLSGLVLGDLPALPVTFNHVRALDLGGVRLTTASEGFLRAFPRLNRLILNGNRLGTLPEAVTQMADLTQLGLNGNALAANEPLQRQLQALTRLQVLDLGANELETFDLAGLDHLQSLDLSHNQLLLWPVGALEAPALTSLDLRSNYPIADIPPTAFEPRHAALMAGTNLSGNLLREDELIRLREYQRETGRGLGFTAEEIDNDLAGYGTESDDDRPDVHPELEPAQVQKARWFEGVPLDSEKHAIWDTVIARDSTGDFANILAQLRNTRDFELDRADLAGRVWEVLSAAYGDEALSERLMAIARASRHSVTCGDGRSLLFNALEIEVYEFNALRAIDPTDKGRALLNLSRGLFRLGQLEEVARVRIRDNPRTDPAEIRLAYRLGLARRLALPRQPRSMLYASVSGVEPADLEAAYTTIMAREQTPLFIEQLVGRAYWVDYLQEQYPDAFAKLQQGLADKASALEDQYPDMSSEYLQRMEALQKAHATERQALISQLSAREIAALGS